One window from the genome of Mumia sp. ZJ1417 encodes:
- a CDS encoding zinc-binding dehydrogenase, which produces MKAWQYPGNHQPIQMNDVPEPTPGPTQVIIDVKAAGLCHSDLMYMETGDRVMPHLPMTQGHENAGIISALGVEVEGFAVGDVVGVNSSGVQPPLGMFTPGGFADKLAADFRDLARVPDGLSLSLAALATDAGMTSYHAIIKEGGATAGMKVGVIGFGGLGQIGARAAVLAGAEVHVAEMKEDVWAIAREAGVTSCVKDASEWASASQGWGKGPDFDLIVDYAGFDTTQKALNAVKRGGTVVQVGLGQPTFTVVTPTILGKRLIGSLGGTVADIEEVFDLVNRGEITPVYEEIAFDEIGKGLERLKANQVTGRLVARFGD; this is translated from the coding sequence ATGAAGGCGTGGCAGTACCCCGGCAATCATCAGCCGATCCAGATGAACGACGTTCCCGAGCCCACGCCCGGCCCGACCCAGGTCATCATCGACGTCAAGGCTGCGGGACTGTGCCACTCCGACCTCATGTACATGGAGACCGGCGACCGCGTCATGCCACACCTCCCCATGACGCAGGGACACGAGAATGCGGGGATCATCAGCGCGCTGGGCGTCGAGGTCGAGGGATTCGCGGTCGGGGACGTCGTGGGTGTGAACTCCTCCGGCGTCCAACCGCCGCTCGGCATGTTCACGCCCGGCGGGTTCGCCGACAAGCTCGCCGCTGACTTCCGGGACCTCGCTCGCGTTCCCGACGGGCTCTCGCTCTCCCTGGCGGCACTGGCCACCGACGCAGGCATGACCAGCTATCACGCGATCATCAAGGAGGGTGGCGCAACGGCCGGGATGAAGGTCGGGGTGATCGGCTTCGGCGGTCTCGGCCAGATCGGCGCACGGGCTGCGGTCCTCGCCGGTGCCGAGGTCCACGTCGCGGAGATGAAGGAGGACGTCTGGGCCATCGCCCGCGAGGCAGGTGTCACCAGCTGCGTCAAGGACGCCTCCGAGTGGGCCAGCGCGAGCCAAGGCTGGGGCAAGGGACCCGACTTCGACCTCATCGTCGACTACGCCGGCTTCGACACGACCCAGAAGGCCCTGAACGCCGTCAAGCGGGGCGGCACCGTCGTCCAGGTCGGACTCGGCCAGCCCACCTTCACCGTCGTCACACCGACGATCCTCGGCAAGCGGCTGATCGGCTCGCTGGGCGGCACGGTGGCGGACATCGAGGAGGTCTTCGACCTTGTGAACAGGGGCGAGATCACCCCGGTCTACGAGGAGATCGCCTTCGACGAGATCGGCAAGGGTCTCGAGCGGCTCAAGGCCAACCAGGTCACTGGGCGCTTGGTCGCCCGCTTCGGCGACTGA
- a CDS encoding MMPL family transporter — MFGSLGRYIVRHPWQVILAWILLAVVVVATAPKLESTSDEADFLPSHYESIKALEAQQEAFPELADTEPAAIVVVDRADGAPLSEQDVAAVEEMAQDLSTADIDLLDDVRANPPSENGLVQTISVGLAEGTDPFDVALNDSAEELREQVADAAEGTDLRVGVTGSIAQNLDATEAASGAEAAVGVATIGLIVVLLLVIFRSPIIALLPIVVITIVSQVATGLIAYANELFGLQTDSSITVILIVVLFGIGTDYILFVMFRYRERLREGEGPKEAMIHAIERAGEAIASAGGAVIVAFLALVLSTLSIFRAIGPALAIAVAVTVVAALTLVPAVVSLLGTKVFWPSKAWKKEPRSARFGAMGGALGRHPGRFALASGLLLASLAVFAFGFKPSFDFSQMSLPDDAESMVASERMLEGYPAGATAPQTVVLQSTDDAPLEQADLASYGEALNAAEGVAQVAEPIPNSDGTAAIFVVTLDDDPMSDVAMEHVEGPIRTAAHDAAPDGSEALVGGTTSIFVDLQDAMVRDYSVVFPVAALMIMVILALLLRSLVAPLYLMASVGLGFAATLGATVLVFQVAQGQDGLIFMLPIYIYLFVTALGTDYNILMIARLREEARHGKDPHAAAAWAVRHAGPTIAAAGLILAGSFAALMLGGNPLLVSMGFAISFGILVAAFVMSMFFTPSLTALLGHAAWWPGRADRARPQDEVEEPLEVSPRA; from the coding sequence TTGTTCGGCAGCCTTGGCCGCTATATCGTCCGTCATCCCTGGCAGGTCATCCTCGCGTGGATCCTGCTTGCCGTCGTCGTGGTCGCGACGGCGCCCAAGCTGGAGTCGACCTCGGACGAGGCAGACTTCCTCCCTAGCCACTACGAGTCGATCAAGGCGCTCGAAGCCCAGCAGGAGGCGTTCCCCGAGCTCGCCGACACCGAGCCGGCGGCGATCGTGGTCGTCGACCGCGCGGACGGCGCACCGCTGAGCGAGCAGGACGTCGCGGCGGTCGAGGAGATGGCGCAGGACCTGAGCACCGCCGACATCGACCTCCTCGACGACGTCCGTGCCAACCCGCCGTCGGAGAACGGCCTCGTCCAGACCATCAGCGTCGGACTGGCCGAGGGCACCGACCCCTTCGACGTCGCGCTCAACGACAGCGCCGAAGAGCTGCGGGAGCAGGTCGCGGACGCGGCAGAGGGCACCGACCTCCGCGTCGGTGTCACCGGGTCGATCGCGCAGAACCTCGATGCGACCGAGGCGGCGAGCGGCGCCGAGGCCGCGGTCGGTGTCGCGACGATCGGCCTCATCGTCGTGCTGCTGCTGGTGATCTTCCGGAGTCCGATCATCGCTCTGCTCCCGATCGTGGTGATCACGATCGTCTCCCAGGTCGCGACGGGGTTGATCGCCTACGCCAACGAGCTGTTCGGCCTCCAGACCGACTCGTCGATCACCGTCATCCTCATCGTGGTGCTGTTCGGCATCGGCACCGACTACATCCTCTTCGTGATGTTCCGCTACCGCGAGCGGCTCCGAGAGGGTGAGGGGCCGAAAGAGGCGATGATCCACGCGATCGAGCGCGCGGGTGAGGCCATCGCCTCGGCCGGCGGCGCCGTCATCGTGGCGTTCCTCGCGCTGGTGCTCTCCACGCTCAGCATCTTCCGCGCGATCGGGCCCGCCCTCGCCATTGCGGTCGCGGTGACGGTCGTCGCTGCGCTCACGCTCGTCCCTGCGGTGGTGTCGCTGCTCGGCACGAAGGTGTTCTGGCCCTCGAAGGCGTGGAAGAAGGAGCCTCGCTCGGCCCGCTTCGGCGCGATGGGCGGCGCGCTCGGTCGCCACCCGGGCCGCTTCGCGCTCGCCTCCGGCCTGCTGCTGGCGTCGCTCGCGGTCTTCGCGTTCGGCTTCAAGCCCTCGTTCGACTTCTCGCAGATGAGCCTGCCGGACGATGCCGAGTCGATGGTCGCGAGCGAGCGCATGCTCGAGGGCTACCCGGCCGGCGCGACCGCGCCGCAGACCGTCGTCCTGCAGAGCACGGACGATGCGCCGCTGGAGCAGGCCGACCTCGCGTCGTACGGCGAGGCGCTGAACGCGGCCGAGGGTGTCGCGCAGGTCGCCGAGCCGATCCCCAACAGCGACGGCACGGCCGCGATCTTCGTCGTGACCCTCGACGACGACCCGATGTCCGACGTGGCCATGGAGCACGTCGAAGGGCCGATCCGCACCGCCGCGCACGACGCGGCACCGGACGGTTCCGAGGCCCTCGTCGGTGGGACGACGTCGATCTTCGTCGACCTCCAGGACGCGATGGTCCGCGACTACTCCGTCGTGTTCCCGGTCGCGGCGCTGATGATCATGGTCATCCTCGCGCTTCTCCTGCGCAGCCTCGTCGCCCCGCTCTACCTGATGGCGTCGGTGGGTCTCGGATTCGCCGCGACGCTCGGCGCGACGGTGCTGGTGTTCCAGGTGGCGCAGGGCCAGGACGGCCTCATCTTCATGCTGCCGATCTACATCTATCTGTTCGTCACGGCACTGGGCACCGACTACAACATCTTGATGATCGCGCGGCTCCGCGAGGAGGCACGGCACGGCAAGGACCCGCACGCGGCCGCCGCCTGGGCCGTACGCCATGCGGGCCCGACAATCGCTGCGGCCGGCCTGATCCTCGCCGGCTCGTTCGCGGCCCTGATGCTCGGTGGCAACCCGTTGCTGGTCTCGATGGGCTTCGCGATCTCGTTCGGCATCCTCGTGGCGGCGTTCGTGATGTCGATGTTCTTCACGCCATCGCTGACCGCGCTCCTCGGGCACGCCGCCTGGTGGCCCGGTCGCGCCGACCGCGCCCGCCCACAGGACGAGGTCGAGGAACCGCTCGAGGTCAGCCCGCGGGCCTGA